A portion of the Streptococcus sp. Marseille-Q6470 genome contains these proteins:
- a CDS encoding FAD-dependent oxidoreductase, which translates to MSKIVVVGANHAGTACINTMLDNFGNENEIVVFDQNSNISFLGCGMALWIGEQIDGPEGLFYSDKEKLEAKGAKVYMNSPVLSIDYDNKVVTAEVDGKEHKESYDKLIFATGSTPILPPIEGVEIVKGNREFKATLENVQFVKLYQNAEEVINKLADKSQHLERIAVVGGGYIGVELAEAFERLGKEVVLVDIVDTVLNGYYDKDFTQMMAKNLEDHNIRLALGQTVKAIEGDGKVERLVTDKETFDVDMVVLAVGFRPNTALADGKIELFRNGAFLVDKKQETSIPGVYAVGDCATVYDNARKDTSYIALASNAVRTGIVGAFNACGHELEGIGVQGSNGISIYGLHMVSTGLTLEKAKAAGYNATETGFNDLQKPEFMKHDNYEVAIKIVFDKDSREILGAQMVSRDSAISMGIHMFSLAIQEHVTIDKLALTDLFFLPHFNKPYNYITMAALTAEK; encoded by the coding sequence ATGAGTAAAATCGTAGTTGTGGGTGCTAACCACGCTGGAACTGCATGTATCAACACTATGTTGGATAATTTTGGAAACGAAAACGAAATCGTTGTATTTGACCAAAACTCAAACATTTCATTCCTTGGATGCGGAATGGCACTTTGGATCGGTGAACAAATTGACGGACCTGAAGGTTTGTTCTACTCTGACAAAGAAAAATTGGAAGCAAAAGGTGCTAAAGTTTATATGAACTCACCAGTTCTTTCAATCGACTACGACAACAAAGTTGTTACTGCAGAAGTTGACGGTAAAGAACACAAAGAATCTTATGATAAATTGATCTTCGCTACTGGTTCAACTCCAATCTTGCCACCAATCGAAGGTGTTGAAATCGTTAAAGGTAACCGTGAGTTCAAAGCAACTCTTGAAAACGTACAATTCGTTAAATTGTACCAAAATGCTGAAGAAGTTATCAACAAACTTGCTGACAAGAGCCAACACCTTGAGCGTATCGCTGTTGTCGGTGGTGGATACATCGGTGTTGAACTTGCTGAAGCTTTCGAACGTCTTGGAAAAGAAGTTGTACTTGTTGATATCGTTGATACTGTATTGAACGGTTACTACGACAAAGACTTCACTCAAATGATGGCTAAAAACTTGGAAGACCACAACATCCGCTTGGCACTTGGTCAAACTGTAAAAGCTATCGAAGGTGATGGTAAGGTTGAACGTTTGGTAACTGACAAAGAAACATTTGATGTGGATATGGTTGTCCTTGCAGTTGGTTTCCGTCCAAACACTGCTCTTGCTGACGGTAAGATTGAACTCTTCCGTAACGGTGCCTTCCTTGTAGACAAGAAACAAGAAACTTCAATTCCAGGTGTATACGCTGTTGGTGACTGTGCGACTGTTTATGACAATGCTCGTAAAGACACTAGCTACATCGCACTTGCTTCAAACGCTGTACGTACAGGTATCGTAGGTGCTTTCAACGCTTGTGGACATGAACTTGAAGGAATCGGTGTTCAAGGATCAAATGGTATTTCTATCTATGGTCTTCACATGGTTTCAACTGGTTTGACACTCGAAAAAGCAAAAGCTGCAGGTTACAATGCAACTGAAACTGGCTTCAATGATCTTCAAAAACCAGAATTTATGAAGCATGACAACTATGAAGTAGCTATTAAGATTGTTTTTGATAAAGACAGCCGTGAAATCCTTGGTGCACAAATGGTATCTCGTGATTCAGCAATTAGCATGGGAATTCACATGTTCTCACTTGCTATCCAAGAACACGTTACAATTGATAAATTGGCATTGACAGACCTATTCTTCTTGCCACACTTCAATAAACCATACAACTACATCACAATGGCTGCACTTACAGCAGAAAAATAA